From a region of the Oryza sativa Japonica Group chromosome 6, ASM3414082v1 genome:
- the LOC4342137 gene encoding phytoene synthase 1, chloroplastic isoform X1, whose translation MAAITLLRSASLPGLSDALARDAAAVQHVCSSYLPNNKEKKRRWILCSLKYACLGVDPAPGEIARTSPVYSSLTVTPAGEAVISSEQKVYDVVLKQAALLKRHLRPQPHTIPIVPKDLDLPRNGLKQAYHRCGEICEEYAKTFYLGTMLMTEDRRRAIWAIYVWCRRTDELVDGPNASHITPSALDRWEKRLDDLFTGRPYDMLDAALSDTISKFPIDIQPFRDMIEGMRSDLRKTRYKNFDELYMYCYYVAGTVGLMSVPVMGIAPESKATTESVYSAALALGIANQLTNILRDVGEDARRGRIYLPQDELAEAGLSDEDIFNGVVTNKWRSFMKRQIKRARMFFEEAERGVTELSQASRWPVWASLLLYRQILDEIEANDYNNFTKRAYVGKAKKLLALPVAYGRSLLMPYSLRNSQK comes from the exons ATGGCGGCCATCACGCTCCTACGTTCAGCGTCTCTTCCGGGCCTCTCCGACGCCCTCGCCCGGGACGCTGCTGCCGTCCAACATGTCTGCTCCTCCTACCTGCCCAACAacaaggagaagaagaggaggtggaTCCTCTGCTCGCTCAAGTACGCCTGCCTTGGCGTCGACCCTGCCCCGGGCGAGATTGCCCGGACCTCGCCGGTGTACTCCAGCCTCACCGTCACCCCTGCTGGAGAGGCCGTCATCTCCTCGGAGCAGAAGGTGTACGACGTCGTCCTCAAGCAGGCAGCATTGCTCAAACGCCACCTGCGCCCACAACCACACACCATTCCCATCGTTCCCAAGGACCTGGACCTGCCAAGAAACGGCCTCAAGCAGGCCTATCATCGCTGCGGAGAGATCTGCGAGGAGTATGCCAAGACCTTTTACCTTG GAACTATGCTCATGACGGAGGACCGACGGCGCGCCATATGGGCCATCTATG tgtgGTGTAGGAGGACAGATGAGCTTGTAGATGGACCAAATGCCTCGCACATCACACCGTCAGCCCTGGACCGGTGGGAGAAGAGGCTTGATGATCTCTTCACCGGACGCCCCTACGACATGCTTGATGCTGCACTTTCTGATACCATCTCCAAGTTTCCTATAGATATTCAG CCTTTCAGGGACATGATAGAAGGGATGCGGTCAGACCTCAGAAAGACTAGATACAAGAACTTCGACGAGCTCTACATGTACTGCTACTATGTTGCTGGAACTGTGGGGCTAATGAGTGTTCCTGTGATGGGTATTGCACCCGAGTCGAAGGCAACAACTGAAAGTGTGTACAGTGCTGCTTTGGCTCTCGGCATTGCAAACCAGCTCACAAATATACTCCGTGACGTTGGAGAGGA CGCGAGAAGAGGGAGGATATATTTACCACAAGATGAACTTGCAGAGGCAGGGCTCTCTGATGAGGACATCTTCAATGGCGTTGTGACTAACAAATGGAGAAGCTTCATGAAGAGACAGATCAAGAGAGCTAGGATGTTTTTTGAGGAGGCAGAGAGAGGGGTGACCGAGCTCAGCCAGGCAAGCCGGTGGCCG GTCTGGGCGTCTCTGTTGTTATACCGGCAAATCCTTGACGAGATAGAAGCAAACGATTACAACAACTTCACAAAGAGGGCGTACGTTGGGAAGGCGAAGAAATTGCTAGCGCTTCCAGTTGCATATGGTAGATCATTGCTGATGCCCTACTCACTGAGAAATAGCCAGAAGTAG
- the LOC4342136 gene encoding callose synthase 3 — protein MAAPGGARRPDFSSAASPSPSPAGAAGRRLLRTQTVGNLGESIFDSEVVPSSLVEIAPILRVANEVEATNPRVAYLCRFYAFEKAHRLDPTSNGRGVRQFKTALLQRLERENDPTLKGRVHQSDAREMQRFYREYYKKYIQALQNAADKADRALLTKAYQTAAVLFEVLKAVNVSQSVEVDQAILDTHNKVEEKKKLYVPYNILPLDPESTYQPIMQYPEIQAAVNALRNIRGLPWPKEHEKKPDEKKTGKDLLDWLQAMFGFQKDNVSNQREHLILLLANVHIRQSPKTEQQAKLDDRALDAVMKKLFKNYKKWCKYLGRKSSLWLPTIQQEVQQRKLLYMGLYLLIWGEAANLRFMPECLCYIYHHMAFELYGMLAGNVSPMTGENVKPAYGGDEEAFLMKVVTPIYKVIEKEAERSKTIKSKHSHWRNYDDLNEYFWSVDCFRLGWPMRADADFFKTPEDAYPSRLNGENRSAGNVHWMGKINFVEIRSFWHIFRSFDRMWIFLILSLQAMIIIAWNGGTPSDIFDVGVFKQVLSIFITAAVLKLGQAILDIVFGWKARRSMSFAVKLRYVLKLISSSAWVVILPVTYAYTWDSPTGLARIIKSWLGNGQNQPSLYILAVVIYLAPNMLAAMLFLFPFLRRFLESSNVKVITFIMWWSQPRLFVGRGMHEGAFSLFKYTMFWVLLLAMKLTVSFYIEIKPLVQPTKDIMKEPIRDFQWHEFFPRANNNIGVVIALWAPIILVYFMDTQIWYALFSTLIGGIYGAYRRLGEIRTLGMLRSRFESLPEAFNEHLIPSDSHKSKGLRAAFTGKPSKTSGDEQEKEKIAARFAQMWNLIITSFREEDLIDNREMDLLLVPYCKDRELNIFQWPPFLLASKIPIALDMAADSGGKDRDLKKRMGSDPYFSYAIRECYGSFKNIINTLVFGQREKIVIQQIFTIVDEHIEGGSLIKDLNMRSLPALSKKFIELLELLQKNKEEDLGQVVILFQDMLEVVTRDIMDEQDQLGGLLDSVHGGNRKHEGMTSLDQQDQLFTKAIRFPVEESNAWTEKIKRLHLLLTVKESAMDVPTNLDARRRISFFANSLFMEMPNAPKVRHMLPFSVLTPYYKEDVLFSSHNLEEPNEDGVSILFYLQKIYPDEWKNFLDRVDRKSEEELREDETLEEELRLWASYRGQTLTRTVRGMMYYRKALELQAFLDMAKDDDLMEGYRATELMSEDSQLMTQCKAIADMKFTYVVSCQQYGIQKRSGEACAHDILRLMTVYPSLRVAYIDEVEAPSQDRNKKTDKVYYSALVKASVTKPNEPGQSLDQVIYKIKLPGNAILGEGKPENQNHAIIFTRGECLQTIDMNQEHYMEEALKMRNLLDEFLKKHDGVRYPSILGVREHIFTGSVSSLAWFMSNQETSFVTIGQRVLANPLRVRFHYGHPDIFDRLFHLTRGGVSKASKIINLSEDIFAGFNSTLREGNVTHHEYMQVGKGRDVGLNQIALFEAKIANGNGEQTLSRDIYRLGHRFDFFRMLSCYYTTIGFYFSTMITVWTVYVFLYGRLYLVLSGLDQALATGKKFVHNAPLQVALASESFVQLGFLMALPMMMEIGLERGFRTALSDFVLMQLQLASVFFTFSLGTKTHYYGRTLLHGGAEYRATGRGFVVFHAKFADNYRLYSRSHFVKGIELMILLVVYEIFGQSYRGAITYIFITVSMWFMVGTWLFAPFLFNPSGFEWQKIVDDWTDWNKWISNRGGIGVAPTKSWESWWEKEQEPLRYSGKRGTILEILLALRFFVYQYGLVYHLNITKHTRSVLVYCFSWVVIFVILLVMKTVSVGRRRFSAEFQLVFRLIKGLIFITFVAIVVILIAIPHMTVLDIFVCILAFMPTGWGLLLIAQAIKPAVQAIGLWGSIKALARGYEILMGLLLFTPIAFLAWFPFVSEFQTRMLFNQAFSRGLQISRILGGHKKDRSTRNKE, from the exons AtggcggcgcccggcggcgcCAGGAGGCCCGACTTCTCCTCCGCGgcctcgccctctccctcgccggCGGGGGCAGCCGGGAGGAGGCTGCTCCGCACCCAGACCGTCGGCAACTTGGGCGAGTCCATCTTCGACAGTGAGGTCGTCCCCTCCTCGCTCGTCGAGATCGCCCCCATCCTCCGTGTCGCCAACGAGGTCGAGGCCACCAACCCACGCGTCGCCTACCTAT GCCGTTTCTATGCTTTCGAGAAGGCTCATCGCCTCGACCCCACCTCCAATGGCCGTGGTGTTCGTCAATTCAAAACCGCGCTTCTGCAGAGGCTTGAAAGG GAAAATGATCCAACATTGAAGGGAAGGGTTCACCAGAGTGACGCTCGAGAGATGCAACGTTTCTACCGTGAATACTACAAGAAGTACATCCAGGCACTTCAAAATGCTGCCGACAAGGCTGACCG TGCTCTGCTCACTAAGGCATACCAAACTGCTGCTGTCTTGTTCGAGGTCTTGAAAGCCGTCAATGTTTCCCAATCTGTTGAAGTCGATCAAGCG ATTCTGGATACACACAACAAAgttgaggaaaagaaaaagctcTATGTTCCTTACAATATTCTGCCACTCGATCCTGAGAGTACTTATCAACCTATTATGCAATATCCAGAG ATTCAAGCAGCTGTTAATGCGCTAAGGAATATTAGAGGCCTGCCGTGGCCCAAGGAACATGAAAAGAAGCCTGATGAAAAGAAGACTGGCAAAGACCTTCTTGATTGGCTTCAGGCCATGTTTGGGTTTCAG AAAGATAATGTGTCCAACCAAAGAGAACATCTAATACTGTTACTTGCAAATGTGCACATAAGGCAGTCTCCTAAGACTGAGCAACAAGCAAAG TTGGACGACAGAGCTCTAGATGCTGTAATGAAGAAGCTATTTAAGAATTATAAGAAGTGGTGCAAGTACCTTGGCCGCAAAAGCAGTTTATG GTTGCCAACTATCCAGCAGGAAGTTCAGCAGCGTAAGCTTCTCTACATGGGTCTCTATTTGCTAATTTGGGGTGAGGCGGCTAACTTGAGGTTCATGCCAGAGTGTCTTTGCTACATCTACCATCAT ATGGCTTTTGAACTCTATGGCATGTTGGCTGGAAACGTGAGTCCAATGACTGGTGAAAATGTTAAACCAGCGTATGGTGGTGATGAAGAGGCCTTCCTGATGAAAGTAGTGACTCCAATTTACAAAGTTATAGAGAAG GAAGCTGAACGGAGCAAGACCATAAAGTCAAAACACTCACATTGGAGGAACTATGATGATTTAAATGAGTATTTTTG GTCAGTGGATTGTTTTCGGCTAGGATGGCCTATGAGAGCAGATGCTGATTTTTTCAAAACTCCTGAAGATGCTTACCCTAGTCGTCTTAATGGA GAGAACAGATCCGCAGGTAATGTCCATTGGATGGGAAAGATTAATTTTGTCGAGATCCGTTCATTCTGGCACATATTTCGTAGTTTCGACAGAATGTGGATCTTCTTGATATTATCCTTACAG GCCATGATTATTATTGCCTGGAATGGTGGCACACCAAGTGATATATTCGACGTTGGAGTATTTAAGCAGGTTTTGAGCATATTTATAACGGCTGCAGTTTTGAAGTTAGGGCAAG CAATTCTGGACATTGTATTTGGCTGGAAAGCAAGAAGAAGCATGTCATTTGCAGTCAAGCTGCGATATGTCTTGAAGTTAATTTCATCATCTGCATGGGTTGTGATTTTGCCTGTGACTTATGCATATACCTGGGACAGTCCTACAGGTCTTGCAAGAATAATTAAAAGTTGGCTTGGCAATGGTCAGAATCAGCCATCACTGTATATTTTGGCTGTTGTGATATATTTGGCACCAAACATGCTTGCTGCTATGCTGTTTCTTTTCCCGTTCCTCAGAAGGTTTCTTGAGAGTTCAAATGTTAAGGTCATAACATTCATCATGTGGTGGTCTCAG CCTCGACTATTTGTTGGCAGAGGAATGCATGAAGGCGCATTTTCCCTCTTCAA GTATACCATGTTCTGGGTCCTCCTTTTAGCAATGAAATTGACAGTAAGCTTCTATATAGAG ATCAAGCCTCTGGTACAGCCAACCAAAGATATAATGAAAGAGCCGATCCGGGATTTCCAGTGGCATGAATTTTTCCCTCGTG CTAACAATAACATTGGTGTTGTTATTGCGCTGTGGGCTCCAATAATTCTT GTCTACTTCATGGACACCCAAATTTGGTATGCACTTTTCTCTACATTGATCGGTGGTATCTATGGGGCTTATCGTCGTCTTGGTGAG ATACGGACATTAGGAATGTTGAGATCTCGTTTTGAATCTCTGCCTGAGGCCTTCAATGAGCACTTGATTCCTTCTGATTCACACAAGAGTAAAGGTTTGCGTGCTGCCTTTACTGGTAAACCTTCTAAG ACTTCTGGTGATGAGcaagagaaagagaaaataGCCGCAAGATTTGCTCAAATGTGGAACCTAATTATCACAAGTTTCCGTGAGGAAGATCTTATAGATAACAGGGAGATGGACTTGCTACTTGTCCCATACTGTAAAGACCGTGAATTGAATATATTCCAGTGGCCACCTTTCCTACTTGCTAGCAAG ATTCCAATAGCATTGGATATGGCGGCAGACAGTGGAGGAAAAGATCGTGATCTGAAGAAGAGAATGGGATCAGATCCGTATTTTTCCTATGCTATCAGAGAGTGCTATGGTTCATTCAAAAACATCATCAATACTTTAGTGTTTGGTCAACGTGAGAAAAT AGTAATACAGCAGATTTTTACAATTGTTGATGAACACATAGAAGGGGGAAGTCTAATAAAGGATTTGAACATGAGGAGCCTTCCTGCCCTGAGCAAGAAGTTCATTGAACTACTTGAATTACTG CAAAAGAATAAGGAAGAAGACTTGGGCCAAGTTGTCATTTTATTCCAAGATATGCTTGAGGTGGTCACAAGGGATATAATGGATGAGCAAGACCAGCTAGGCGG ACTATTGGATTCTGTACATGGTGGAAATAGAAAACACGAAGGAATGACTTCACTTGATCAACAAGATCAGTTGTTCACTAAAGCTATTAGGTTCCCCGTGGAGGAATCAAATGCATGGACGGAAAAG ATAAAGAGGCTTCACCTTCTTCTCACTGTGAAAGAGTCTGCTATGGATGTCCCTACGAACCTTGATGCTAGGAGACGGATATCGTTCTTTGCAAATTCTCTTTTTATGGAGATGCCTAATGCTCCAAAAGTGCGGCATATGTTGCCCTTCTC TGTCTTGACTCCTTATTACAAGGAAGatgttcttttctcctctcATAATCTGGAAGAGCCAAATGAGGATGGGGTTTCCATACTTTTCTACTTACAAAAAATCTACCCAG atgaaTGGAAAAATTTCCTTGATAGGGTGGACCGCAAGAGCGAGGAGGAGCTCCGTGAGGATGAAACATTGGAAGAGGAGCTTCGCCTTTGGGCATCATATAGGGGACAGACATTGACAAGAACTG TGAGAGGAATGATGTACTACCGAAAAGCGTTGGAGCTTCAGGCTTTCCTTGACATGGCCAAAGATGATG ATCTTATGGAAGGTTACAGAGCAACTGAACTGATGTCTGAGGACTCGCAATTGATGACTCAATGCAAAGCTATAGCTGACATGAAATTTACATATGTTGTCTCGTGCCAGCAATATGGAATCCAGAAACGTTCTGGTGAAGCCTGTGCGCATGATATTTTGAGGCTAATGACAGT ATATCCATCACTTCGAGTTGCTTATATTGATGAGGTTGAAGCACCTAGCCAAGATAGAAACAAGAAGACTGACAAAGTTTACTACTCAGCATTGGTGAAAGCTTCCGTTACAAAACCTAATGAACCAGGACAAAGTCTTGATCAG GTCATATACAAGATAAAACTTCCAGGTAATGCTATTTTAGGTGAAGGAAAACCAGAAAATCAGAATCATGCAATTATTTTTACTCGTGGTGAATGCCTCCAAACTATAGATATGAATCAG GAGCATTATATGGAGGAGGCTTTGAAAATGAGAAATCTGCTGGATGAGTTTCTGAAGAAACATGATGGTGTGAGATATCCATCAATACTTGGAGTAAGAGAGCATATATTTACTGGCAG TGTTTCATCCCTTGCATGGTTCATGTCAAATCAGGAGACCAGTTTTGTGACTATTGGACAGCGTGTGCTTGCCAACCCCCTGAG GGTTCGATTCCACTATGGCCATCCTGATATCTTTGATCGTCTTTTCCACCTCACAAGGGGTGGTGTAAGTAAAGCATCCAAAATTATCAATCTTAGTGAAGATATATTTGCCG GTTTCAATTCAACATTGCGTGAAGGCAATGTCACTCATCATGAGTACATGCAAGTTGGCAAGGGAAGAGATGTGGGTCTCAACCAAATTGCTCTGTTTGAGGCAAAGATAGCAAATGGTAATGGTGAACAAACACTGAGCCGTGACATTTATCGACTAGGGCACCGGTTTGATTTCTTCAGAATGCTGTCATGCTATTACACAACAATTGGCTTCTACTTTAGTACAATG ATTACAGTATGGACTGTATATGTTTTCCTCTATGGGCGCTTATATCTTGTCCTCAGTGGACTGGACCAAGCACTAGCCACTGGAAAGAAGTTTGTGCATAATGCACCCCTCCAAGTTGCTCTTGCATCAGAGTCTTTTGTTCAACTTGGATTTTTGATGGCGTTGCCCATGATGATGGAAATTGGTCTGGAGAGGGGATTCAGAACAGCACTAAGCGACTTTGTACTTATGCAACTTCAGTTGGCATCTGTTTTCTTTACATTTTCACTTGGGACCAAAACTCATTATTACGGAAGGACATTACTCCACGGAGGAGCTGAATATAGAGCCACTGGGCGTGGATTTGTGGTGTTTCATGCCAAGTTTGCTGACAACTACCGACTTTATTCTCGCAGCCATTTTGTCAAGGGTATTGAGCTGATGATTTTGCTGGTTGTGTATGAAATCTTTGGGCAATCATACAGAGGGGCTATCACATACATTTTCATCACTGTTTCCATGTGGTTTATGGTGGGCACCTGGCTCTTTGCACCATTCCTATTCAATCCTTCTGGATTTGAGTGGCAGAAGATTGTGGATGACTGGACTGATTGGAATAAGTGGATCAGCAACCGTGGAGGTATTGGAGTAGCACCAACAAAAAGTTGGGAATCATGGTGGGAAAAAGAGCAGGAGCCTCTTCGATACTCTGGAAAGCGTGGTACTATTCTTGAAATTCTGCTCGCGTTGCGCTTCTTTGTCTACCAATATGGGCTTGTGTATCATTTGAATATAACCAAGCATACTCGCAGTGTACTG GTTTATTGCTTTTCATGGGTTGTGATTTTCGTAATTTTACTTGTCATGAAG ACTGTTTCAGTCGGTAGGAGGAGGTTCAGTGCGGAGTTCCAGCTTGTCTTCCGGTTGATCAAGGGCCTTATATTCATAACATTTGTCGCCATTGTTGTGATATTAATTGCCATCCCTCACATGACAGTTCTTGATATCTTCGTTTGCATCCTTGCTTTCATGCCAACTGGATGGGGCTTGCTTCTG ATTGCGCAAGCCATCAAACCTGCTGTCCAGGCTATTGGGCTTTGGGGATCAATCAAGGCTCTTGCCCGGGGCTATGAGATCCTAATGGGACTCCTGTTATTCACACCCATAGCGTTCCTTGCTTGGTTTCCTTTCGTGTCCGAGTTCCAGACCAGGATGCTCTTCAACCAGGCCTTCAGCAGAGGTCTGCAGATCTCCCGTATCCTTGGCGGGCACAAGAAAGACCGATCAACCCGGAACAAGGAGTAG